In Nitrospirota bacterium, the genomic window CGCCGCTTTTCTGCAGATACGCTCCGAGCATAACCATGTTCGCGATCCGGATATCACCCAGTTCGTCGGCGATGTCATTGGCATTGATATCGATCCTGGAAATATCGTTCCGGGTCGGCTTCACCTGGACGAGAGATGCGTTCAAAAACAGATGGCCCTTTTCCCTGATCCTGTTCTCAAATTTTTTATAGGAGGCCTCATTGAAGATGAGCATGGCAGACGGGTGCTGGACCACGGGAGAGCCGATCTCGTCGGAAGAGATGATGACGGTGCAGTTCGCGGTGCCCCCCCTGATTTCCGCGCCGTAGGAAGGGAACCAGGTGACATGCTTTCCCTCGAGCATCCCGGCATAGGCGAGAAGTTTGCCTGCCACGAGCACGCCCTGACCACCGAAGCCGGCTATCATCACGTCCTGATACATGGTCACCCGCTTTTCCCGGTTTCCGTGCTGTGTCCCCTGTCCAGGTCCTTGAACACGCCGAGCGGATAGTAGGCCATCATGCTGCCTTGCACCCAGTCGACCGCCTGGCTCGGGCTCATGCCCCAGTCGGTCGGGCACAGGGAGAGCACTTCGACCAGCGAGAACCCCCTCCCGTCGAGCTGGTTTTGAAAGGCTTTCCGGATAGCCTTCTTCGCGTTCAGCACGTTCCTGGGCGTATCAACGGAAACGCGCTCGATATACGTGGGACCGTCCAGGGAAGCAAGCATTTCGCTCACCCTGAGCGGGCTGCCGGCCTCCTTCACACTCCTGCCAGCCGGCGTCGTCGTCGTCTTCTGGCCGATGAGCGTCGTGGGGGCCATCTGGCCGCCCGTCATGCCGTAATTGCCGTTATTCACGAAGACGACCGTGATATTCTCGCCGCGCGCAGCTGCGTGGACGATCTCCGCGGTGCCGATCGCAGCCAGGTCGCCGTCGCCCTGATAGCTGAAGATCACGCAATCGGGCCTGGAGCGCTTCATGCCCGTGGCGATCGCGGGGGGCCTGCCGTGCGGGACCTCGATCATGTCGATATCGAAATAGTCATAGGCAAAGACGGCGCATCCCACCGGCGCTATGCCGATGGTCCGGTCACAGATGCCGAGCACATCGATCGTTTCCGCAACGATGCGGTGCAGGACACCATGGCTGCATCCCGGACAGAACCGGAATGGTTTGTTCTTCAGACAGGAGGGACGGGAAAAGACCTTATTCATATAAGCACTCCCGAATATCGTTTTACCGGAAGTTGATTCCGGGACAACCGTGGAGCCGAAGCATGTCCGGGGAGAAATATTCCTTGACAATCAACCCCCCACTCTGCTATTTTATCGCTCTGTTGAGTCGACCGCTCCCGCGCCGAGGTAGCTCAGTTGGTAGAGCAGAGGCCTGAAAAGCCTCGTGTCCGCAGTTCGATTCTGCGCCTCGGCACCACTTCTTTCAATCCTTGTAACCGAATGACACGAATTAACATCGATAGCACAAGCCCGGTTCATTCGATCTTTTGCGATTCCATCCGAGCCCATCCGTGGAAAAGTCCTTCTCATTCCTTGTCGAACAATCCCAGCTGCAGCATCTTCTCCCCCGGGAACGGAACCGGATACTCCCCGTCGAAGCAGGCCTGGCAGTAGTCCATCGGCTGCGACACCACCTTCTGGATGCCGTCGAGGCTGATGTAGCCGAGGGTGTCCGCGGTTATGTATTTCCTGATCTCTTCGATGCTGTGTGTCGAGGCGATCAGCTCCTGCCGTGTCGGTGTATCGATGCCGTAGTAGCAGGGAAAGGATGTCGGCGGCGAGCTGATGCGCATGTGGATCTCCGACGCTCCCGCGTTCCGGATCATCTTGATGATCTTTTTGCTCGTCGTCCCCCGCACGATGGAATCATCCACCACGACGACCCGCTTCCCTCTGAGCGCGTCCCTCACGGGGTTCAGCTTGATCTTGACGCCGAAATGGCGGATGCTCTGGCGCGGTTCGATGAACGTGCGTCCGATGTAGTGGTTCCTGATGAGGCCTGTATCGAAGGGTATTCCCGCCTCTTCCGCGTACCCCAGGGCCGCCGGGACGCCCGAGTCCGGAACGGGGATCACGACGTCGGCGGGCACGCCGGTCTCGCGGGCGAGCTGTCTGCCGAAGTTCTTGCGGATCGTGTACACATTCTGGCCGAACACCATGCTGTCCGGACGGGCGAAATAGATGAATTCGAAAATGCAGTGGGAAGGCTGGGCAGGCTTGAAGGGAAACGAGGAACTGATGCCCTTGCTGTTGATCACGACCATCTCGCCCGGCGCGATGTCCCTAATGTAGGTGGCCTCGATCAGGTCGAAGGCGCAGGTTTCGGATGCGACGACATAGGCGCCGTCGTGCTCGGCGAGCGACAGCGGCCGGAAGCCGTGGGGATCGCGAACGGCGATCATCTCCTCTTCCGTGATGATCAAAAGGCTGTACGAACCCTGGACATGGCCGAGCGCGTCCACGATCCGGTCATGCAGCGTTGCGGCCTTCGACTGGGCGATCAGGTGGATGATCACCTCGCTGTCCATGGTCGACTGGAAAATGGAGCCGTAGGCCTCGAGCTCGTCCTTCAGGATGCCGGCGTTCACCAGGTTGCCGTTGTGCGCGATGGCGAGGCCGCCGAGGGCGAAATTCACGAGGATCGGCTGGATGTTGATGGCGGTGCTGTCACCGGTCGTGGAATACCGGTTGTGGCCGATGGCCATGTGTCCGGGAAGTTTCTTGATGCGCTCCTCGCCGAAAATGTCGGCGACGAGGCCCATTGCCTTCTCCCCGTAGAGGCGTTTGCCGTCGGAGGATACGATCCCCGCCGACTCCTGGCCGCGGTGCTGCAGCGAATACAACCCGAGGTAGGTGAGATTCGCCGCGTCGGGATGGCCGAAGATCCCGAAAATGCCGCACTCTTCATGTAACTTGTCAAACATAATGACATCCTCTTGAAGATGCAGACCGCAGTTTACGGGGTGCAAACGAACGGTATTTTGCTTTCAGACACTGTGGATCACGCATCTTTCCTGTTTTTTCGAAAAACTCTCTTGAAAATGAAATCGACCTTTTTGAGCGTATGGGAAAGGTCGAAGCAGTCGTCGATCTCCCTGCCGCTCAGGTGCCTGTAAATGTCCCGGTCGCCCTTGAGGCGGTCCTTGAAGTCCCCGCCGTGCTTCCATACCTCCATGGCATTCCGCTGCACGTAGGAGTATGCGGTCTCCCGGCTGATCCCCTTTGCGACGAGCGCCAGCATCACCGTTTCCGAATGAAAGAGGCCCTTTGAAATGGACATGTTCCGTTCCATGTTCTTCGGGTAGACAAAAAGACGGTCGATCAGGCTGTTGAACCGGGCCAGCATGTAGTCCAGCAGGATCGTGCTGTCCGGGATGATGATGCGCTCAACCGATGAATGACTGATGTCGCGTTCATGCCACAGGGCGACATTCTCCATGGCGGCCACGGCGTTCGCCCGGACCACCCGCGCCAGGCCGGAAAGGTTCTCCGCCGAGATGGGGTTCCGCTTGTGCGGCATCGCCGAGGACCCCTTCTGACCCTCTGAAAAGTACTCCTCCGCCTCGAGCACCTCTGTCCGCTGGAGGTGCCTCAGTTCCACCGAGAACTTTTCGATCGACGAGGCGATGAGCGCCAGCGTCGAAAGGAACTCGGCATGACGGTCGCGCTGCACGACCTGCGTCGCCACGGGCTCCGGCCTGAGCCCCATCTTCCGGCACACGTAGGCCTCCACCGAGGGATCGATGTTCGCGAAGGTCCCCACGGCTCCCGAGACCTTGCCGACGCTGATCACTTCCCTCGCCCGCTCCATGCGATCGAGGGCTCGAACCATTTCCTCGTACCACAGCGCCATCTTGAGCCCGAACGTGACCGGCTCCGCATGGACCCCGTGCGAGCGGCCGATCATGACCGTGTTCTTGTGCTGCAGCGCTTTCTTTTTCAGGGTCTTCAAAAGAACGCGGATGTCGCTGATGATGATGTCAGAAGCCTTCCGCATGAGCGACGCCAGGGAGGTGTCGAGCACATCGGACGACGTAAGGCCAAGGTGAATGTACCGCGAATCGGGTCCGACCTTCTCTCCCACCGCGGTCAGGAAAGCGATAACGTCGTGCTTGACGATCTTTTCGAGCGCATCGATCCGGTCGACGCTGAAGCCCGCTTTTTTCCTGATGGCCGCCAGGGATTTTTTCGGTATCAAACCCAGTCGCGCATTGGCTTCGCACGCCAGGAGCTCAACCTCGAGCCAGGCGCGATACCTGGCCTCCGGTTCCCACAGGCCGCTCATTTCCGCTCTGCTGTAGCGAGGGATCATCTCTTCCGGTCTCCTGCTCTCCTGCCGCTGATCGTTGATGGGGCGCCGCGCACGCCCGGTCAGCCTTTCGGGTCGGCGTTCAGCCGCTGTTCATGCACCAGCCTCAGGATCTTATCGTATGCCGCTGCGTCTTTCGCCAGAAGCGCGACCTTCATCGGAGCGGCTCCGATCCCGGCCGACAAACCCTGCCAGAGAGCGGGCACTGCGACGTCATAGGAGGCGGCGGGGATGGGGAAAAATTCCATGGCGGCTGATTGTGCGCCTGCGCGAATCACGCTGGCCATCGCCCTGCGAGCCGCGTCGGATACTGCGCCGGGTGTAAGCGCTGCAGCGGGTCCGAGGCCGACCATGAATATCTTCTGAGCGTTGACCTTTCCCTGCGAGGTCAGCAGGGCGATATCGCCCTGCGAGCCGCGCAATTTGTGCGTGATAATGAGGTTGGAAAGTGCGCCGCAGAGCAGCCAGTCAAGTTCGCCTGCCAGGTTTTTGAGGGGTCTGACATTCTCGAAGAAGCCGACGACGAGCGCCTCTGATTCGAGCTTTTTGACGTCCTGTAACAGTACGGTAACCGTCAAACCGGGCATTCCCCTTCCGATCAGTCTTCGATCCTGCTCTCATCGAGCTTTCCGGTGACCCGTGCCACCGAGTCCAGGATGCCGTTCACAAAAGCGCCTGAGTCATCGGTGCCGTATTTCTTGGCGATCTCAATGGCCTCGTTGATGGTAACGCTGGTGGGGATGTCCATGCGGTAAAGGATCTCGTATACTGCCATTCGGAGCACGTTCCGATCAACGACGGACATGCGGTCGAGGCTCCAGTTCTTCGCGCATTGATGGATCAGATCGTTGATCCGGGTAATATGCTTGTACGCTCCCCGGACGATCTCTTCCGCGAACTGCTTCACCTCTTCGTCCGGCGGATACTCTGCCCAGAAATGCTTCAGGACGGAAGCAGAGGGCTTTTCCTTTCTGATATCGAGCTGGAACAGTATCTGGAGCGCATGTTCCCTGGCTTTGCGTCTCTTCATACCGTTAATTCGAGGCGTCTCTGCATGGTCTCCCTTATGCCAGCTGCCGCATCACATTCGCCATCTCGATCGCCGAAAGCGCCGCGTCCCAGCCCTTGTTGCCCGCCTTCGTTCCCGCCCGCTCCACGGCCTGTTCAATGGTATCGGTCGTGAGGACGCCGAAGATGACCGGCAGGCCGGACTCCATCGAAACGGCGGCAACGCCCTTGCTCACCTCGGCGCTGACATACTCGAAGTGCGGCGTCGCGCCGCGGATCACGGCGCCGAGGCAGATAACGGCATGGTACTTCTTGGATTGGGCGAGCGTCTTCGCGGCAAGGGGGATCTCGTAGGAACCGGGGACCTTGACGATCTCGATATCCCCCTCCGCGGCCCCGTGACGCTGGAGCGCGTCGAGCGCGCCGTCGAGCAGCCTGCTCGTGATGAAGTCATTGAACCGCGCAGCCACGATCGCGAACTTGAGCCCTTTGGCCGAGAGATCTCCCTGGATAATCTTTGCCATCAATGCCTCCTGCTGTCGCAGATCTGGATGGTGCAATGTTATTGTTCGTTCCGGTCCGCGAGCCGTCTTATACTTTTTCCAGCATATGCCCGAGCTTGCTTTTCTTCACCTTGAGATAATGGATGTTCTTGGCGTGGGGATGCATCTCGATCGGCACCCGGCCGGTCACGGTCAACCCGTACCCCTCGAGGCCGACGATCTTCTTGGGATTGTTCGTGAGAAGCCTGATCCTGCGGACGCCGATATCACGCAGGATCTGCGCGCCGACGCCGTAATCCCTGAGATCGGCCTTGAATCCCAGGGCAAGGTTCGCCTCGACGGTGTCCTTGCCCTTGTCCTGCAGTTCATAGGCCTTGAGCTTGCCTTCGAGCCCGATGCCCCGGCCCTCCTGGCGCATGTACAGGATGATCCCCTTGCCCTCGTCGTCGATCATCTTCATCGCGTTCTGGAGCTGTTCTCCGCAGTCGCAGCGCTGGGACCCGAACACGTCGCCGGTCAGGCATTCCGAGTGCACGCGCACGAGCACGTCGTCCTCGGGCTTGATCTCTCCCTTGACAAGCGCAACGTGGTTCATGCGATCAATGTCGTTGGCATAGAGGATGGCGGTGAAATCGCCGCCGTAGCTTGTCGGCATCTTGGTGACCGCCACGCGCCGCACGAGCGACTCCTTCTTCACCCGGTAGCCGATCAGGTCCTTGATGGTCACGATCTTGAGTCCGAATTTTTTTGCGTACTCCATCAGATGGGGCACGCGCGCCATGCTCCCGTCGTCGTTCATGATCTCACAGATGACGCCCGCGGGATACAGGCCGGCGAGACGCGCGAGATCGACGGATCCCTCCGTCTGGCCGGCACGCTGCAGGACTCCTCCCGGGCGCGCGCGGAGTGGGAAAATATGGCCGGGGCGGGCGAGGTCTTCAGGACGGGATTTCGGGCTGATCGCCGTTTTGATCGTGGTCGCCCGGTCCGCGGCCGATATGCCGGTGGTCACGCCCTTCTTCGCTTCAATGGAGATCGTGAAGGCGGTGCCGAAGGAGGACGTATTGTCGGTGGTCATCATAGGAAGCTGGAGCTGCTCCACCCGCTCGGAAGTGAGCGAGAGGCAGATCAGACCCCTGCCGTGCGTGGCCATGAAATTGATTGCCTCCGGCGTCACCGCCTCGGCAGCCATGGTCAGGTCGCCCTCGTTCTCCCGGTCCTCATCGTCCACGAGGATAACCATCCTGCCGTTCCGGATGTCCTCGATTGCCTCTTCGATCGTATTGAACTTCATTCTGCAACACTCCTTCGATTTCAAAGTTCAAAATAACAATGCCACATCAATGTCAAAGAATCAGGAACAGAAGGGGTTTTGCATTCCTTAACTGTGAACTCCGAGTATTGTTGTTTGAATTTTCCTTATGCAAATCCCGCGCTCTTCAACTGTTCCAGGGTGAGGCCGCCTTCGACCCTGCCGGACAGGAGCCGCTCAATGTACTTGCCGATGATGTCCGTCTCGAGGTTGACGCTGTCTCCCGCGGACTTGAACCCCAGGGTGGTGAGCTTCGCCGTGTGCGTGATCATCGCGATCGAGAACCCCGTTCGGTCCACGTCGGCGACGGTGAGACTGATGCCGTCGATGGCGATGGAGCCCTTCTTGATCACATACCGGAGAACGCTGTCAGGCGCATCGAAAAAGATGCGCCAGCCGCTTCCCTCTTCGCGCCGGGACCGGATGCGGCCCACGGCATCGACATGCCCGCTCACCAGGTGGCCGCCGATCCTGGCCGAGAGCTGAAGCGCCCGCTCCAGGTTCACCCGTGCCCCGGCCTTCAGTTCCCCGAGGTTCGTGACGCTGAGCGTCTCGACGGCAACATCGGCAGTAAACTCGTCCGCGCTCATCTCGACGACGGTAAGGCAGACGCCGTTCACCGAGATGCTGTCGCCGATGGCGGTATTGCCGAGGACCGTTGATGCCGCTATGGCCAGCCGGGCAGCGCCCGCTTCACGCCGGAGCGCTTTCACGCTCCCCATTTCTTCCACGATCCCGGTGAACATCGCGTTTCCTATTTGAGCAGAGGCAGCAGCACGATCTCGATGCGCCGGTTCTTGAGCCTGCCCTCGTCGGTCGCATTGTCCGCGACCGGCTGGTATTCCGCATATCCTGTTGCCGACAGCAGCTTGGGATCGATGCCGCCGGACTCCTGGAGATAGCGCACGACCTCGGTTGCGCGGGCGGTCGAAAGCTCCCAGTTCGTGGGGTACCGCTTTTTCAGGTCGCTCACGATCGGGACATTGTCCGTATGCCCCTCGACCTGGATCCGCTTGTCCTTCACGTCCTTCAGAATGCTGACCACCTTGTCAAGGACCTTCTTCCCTTCCTTGCTGATCTCCGTCTTGCCCGAGGGGAAGAGGATCTTGTCGACCATGGTCATGGTCAGCCGGTTCTTCATCTCGGTGATCTGCACCTGGCCCTGCTGGATCTCCTTCTCGAGCTTCTTCTGCAGGTCCTGGTAGGTCTGGGTCGCTTTCTCGAGCTGTTCGGCCTTTTCCGCCTTCTGCGACAGTTCGCTCACTTTTTCCTGGAGCGCGGCATTGTCCTGCTTCGCGGTATCGCGTTCCTTCTTGAGCGTGTTCCCTTCCGCGGTGAGCGTTACCACCTCGGACTGCAGCTTGTCCACTTGCGCCGTCAGCGTTTCCGATTCCTTAGCCTTGGCAGCATAGGTAGACTGCATGACGCATCCCGAAAACAAGAAGGAGGCAAGCAACGGAATAACAAGGATATTTTTCATCGATTTCTCCTCTGTTGGTTTTTACAAGGTTGGCTGAAAGAGCACGGCTATAATAACTTCGGGAGCGTGCAAAGTCAAGGATATTGTACGGTTATTCCCTTTCGAAGCAGGGAATGCACACGATTTTTCCGTTCCTGACGCGGCCGCGGGACTCCATGAACTTTTCGGCGCATTGAGAGCAGCGGACCGAGGCGCGGATCCGTGCTTCTTCCGGCGGTGGGGAGGTTATCGGCAGGACGCTGAAGATTTCCCGTTCGTCAGCCTTCAGGATCGCTCCTGCTTTTTCCATCATGAGCGATCTTTTTTCTTCAGCGACGTTCTCACCCGCTTCCTGCCGCTTCTTGAGCTCCTGAAAACGCTGATCCTGTTCAAAGCCTCGGTAATCTTCGGAGATGCGAACCCCCTGCCCGGTCTTCCTGTTGAAGAGCGTGTAGACGTGTTTCCCGTGATCCCGGAAGATCAGGTTCCCCTTGCCGAAGGTGCAGCCCGTTATGAACTGGATGGCGTCGGCGGCGCAGGAGTCGTTTTCTACGATCGCCGCGAGCTCCTCGTCATGGGGCCGGTCGGCCTTGAGCTCCCGAAGCGCGGCCTTGGCAACGCGGTAGCCCAGGGCAAGGCCCGGGCACAGGTGGCCGTGGAACTGGATTGCATCCCGCAGGTCCGTATCGTTCATGTCCGGCATGGTAGTCTCCTTAATAGATCGTTGGACACGTTTAGAAGGAAAGAAGAACAGCTCGCTTCAGCCGCGAATGTCCGCGAGTGAGGTAAAAAAAATAGTGAACCAAGACACCTTACGATTGAGAGACCATGTAATTGAGGATCTTTCAGCCGGCTCTTACGCATCCGTGTTCATCCGTGGTAAATAAATATCTCTTGATGTTATTCTGAGAAAATATCCACATTGATCAGCGGCAAAATCATTTCCGGAGCACCATCTTTGCCGCGAGGATGGCCTTCGCCCGTTTCAGGTGGCTTTTCACGGCATCGCTTTCCGAGATCGCGAGATGGATCTCCTTGGCGATATCCTCTTCCCCCGCCCGGCTCGCCTTGTCAGCCCATTCGCGGTAGCTTTCAACGTGGCTGTCGTCGTGCTCGATCCAGTGCTCCAGCATGAGCTGGAGCTTCTTCAGATCTTCGGCTCCGGGAGCCTGTTCATGGTCATGATCGTGGTGGCTGTGATGTTTATGGTTGTCGTGCATGGAGCCTCCAGTCGGTGTTCAGGTGGCCGCGCTGTCCTATCAATGGACAGGGTGGTCTTGCCGCGGCAAAGGACATGTTCATGGATCAGGGTGACCAGTAGAATATACCCGAAATGCCGCACTTTGCAACCGAATTGTCTCGAGAGGAAATCCGTGCCGATCTCTAAAACAGTGGGTGTTCAAACGACAGATACAAGAACATGCCATACTCGCGATAGGAGGAGCCGATGCCGATGGGAAAGGAAAATCCGGGGACTATCTGCAGACCTGACGGCTTGTTGATGGCAAATCGTACGCCGGGATTGATAAAGAAGCTGCTCTGGCCCGTTTTCGTGCCGTCCAGATTGACCGATTCGACGGAACTCCACAGAGCCTCGGTGAGAATATTGAAATTCTCAGATGTCAGCCAGATGATGCTCGCACCGAGGTTGTATCCTCTTGTATCCGCATGAATACCTGATGCGCCCTCTGCACCCGGCGTGAAGGTAGCTCCCGCGTTCCAATGCGTTACCCACGAGTCAGACAATTCCACGCTTACGGGGAGATTTGTCTGATATCCTACAGCACCGTTCCCCAGCCCTTTTTTGTAATCTCCTGTTGGAAGAAGCACGGAAAATCGGGGAGCGACAGCCAAATGCTCTTTCATGATCAGCTGATAACGATAATTCAGAGCGACATCTCCAATGCCAGTAGAGCCGCCGTCGTTGAGGTGATCTACAGGTATGGTGTACGACAGCTGGTGGGTCTGCCCTGGCACCGGCCATTCCTGGGTGAAGGTATAAAGCCATGTCTTGGCCTTATGGAGATATTGATAGGTCTGAATATGCTGCACCACACCTCGCTCCTGATTGTATGCCTCCTCGATCAGAAACGAATTGTCCTGGATCTTCTGCGGTGCGTCTCCCAGGGCCAGAAGGGGGTTCAGAAACAAGGCAATAAAACCGGAAACGAGTCCTGCCAGTACGCGTGTTCTCACGGACGGCTCCTTTTGATTTTGATATTCATTTTCAATTTATGCGCGCAAAATACCACAGAGCCTCCCCGGTGTCAAGCCGTTTTTAAGATATTTTAGATATTGTCGCGAAAGAAAAGACCGTTCCGAAGGATACCGTAAATTTAAGCAAAAAACGACAAGGAAACGGGAGAATCGCCATCACCCGTTTTTGAGAGGAGCGTCAGATTTTCGAGAGAGGCTATCGCGAACGAGAACTGCATAGGGACCGGGTTCATCGTACAAACCCCTGCCTCCTGAAAATCCGTTATCGAGAGAGAAGGAATGGAAATGTTTTCAGGATCTCATCAGACACACACTTGAAAGAATGTTTCATTCTCTTTTTACCCAGGGCAATCCGCATTGAACAAAGACAAAGAGTTCAGCATGAATGCAAGTTAGATCGCTATCCCGAGCGGCTAATCTTTCAGCCCTATTTTTTCCGCGATGACATCTCTTGCTCGCTTGAAATGGTTTTTTGCCGAGTCCTCCTCGGCGATCGCGAGATGGATCTCCCTGGCGATCTCCCCTTCCCCTGCCCTGATCGCTCTGTCAGCCCATTCACGGTAACTCTCGACGTGGTTGTCGCCGTGATCTATCCAGTGCTCAAGCATGATAAGAAGCTTCTTCAGATCACCGGTTTCCGGGGCCCCTGTCTGGAAGCTGTCGCGGTCTTCGCCATGATGTTCGTGGTTGTAGGGTAATGAGCCCCCGTTCGCGTGATAGTGCCCGAAGTGGCCGTGCCGATGCACGTGGGCGCTCTGACCGTGGCGGTGGGCATGCTCATGGATCAGGTTGACCTTGAGAAGAAGATCTTCGTTGTTGATGATATCCCAGAACGGACCGTCACCGGCAACTGAGTGTTCCTCGGAAAGGACGATCGCCCGCTCCGCGATGTCCCCTGCGATCGAAAGGTCATGAGTTGCGGTGATGATGGTCTTCCCCTTGTGGTGCAGTTCGTCCAGCAGTTGGATCAGCCAGACCTGGGTCCTCGGGTCCAGGCCGTTCGTCGGCTCATCGAGCAGGAGAACATCGGGGTCCGTTGCCAGGCTTGACGCGATGGCCACCTTCTTTTTCTGACCGTCGGACAGCGTATACGGGGGCCGGTCCCGGAGGTCGCTGATGCGGAGCGTGTCAAGCAGATCTTCGACGATCGAGGCCACCTGGATGCGGGAAAAGCCGAGTTGCAGCGGCCCGAAGGCGACTTCCTCCCAAACGGATGATGAAAACAGCTGCACATCGGGGTTCTGAAAAATGAAAGCAACGCGCTTCCTGAAATCTTCAGAAAAGGAGCTGTTCTCGAGTGAATGTTCTGACAGCGGTTTCCCGAATACATGGATGATGCCCTCTTGCGGGAACGCCAGGCCATCCAGCAATGAAAGGAGTGTTGATTTTCCTGTTCCGTTCGCGCCGAGGATAGCGATCCGTTCGCCGGCACCGATGTCGATGCTTAAGTCCGCCAGGACAGGATGCCCATTGCCGTAAGAATAAGAGACATTTCGAAGACTGAACGCGTTCATGAATGAAGGAGTCCCTTCTCGAACAAAATGAGCGTTACCCCTGCCAGCAGGACCGACGCCAGCCAGAGCATATCCGCGAGGGAGATATGGAACCGCTCCAGCGTGCGGAATTCACCGTGGAACCCGCGCGAGAGCATGGCTTTGTATATATCTTCGCTCATGTCGATGGATTTATTGAAGGTAACGCCGATACGGGAGGCCGTCCAGTTCCGTTCTTCCGCCGTCGAATGGGACCGGATGGTCCTGCTCTTCCGGGCACGGTACATGTCCTGAATCAATCGGAGGAACACGAAGATATAACGCTCGGTCATGCTGAGCGTCATCACGAATATGCGGGGAACGAATAAGGCACGGAGGCCGGAAAAGACGATATTCCACCTGGTCGTAAGCGTGAACAGCACCGCAAAGGAAACCGATGCGGCGACGCGCGATACGAATACAATCGCACCCCAGAGCCCCTGGCGCGTAACAGCGATTTCAGCAGGAATTGTGTAAGGACCCCAGGAGTAACTGCGGGCAAGCTTCATAATGACCAGGACCGGATCGCCCGGTGTGACAACATTGAAGAGCGCGGGCAGGACAATGGCGGCAGAAAAAAGCGGCACGAACAT contains:
- a CDS encoding OmpA family protein, whose translation is MQSTYAAKAKESETLTAQVDKLQSEVVTLTAEGNTLKKERDTAKQDNAALQEKVSELSQKAEKAEQLEKATQTYQDLQKKLEKEIQQGQVQITEMKNRLTMTMVDKILFPSGKTEISKEGKKVLDKVVSILKDVKDKRIQVEGHTDNVPIVSDLKKRYPTNWELSTARATEVVRYLQESGGIDPKLLSATGYAEYQPVADNATDEGRLKNRRIEIVLLPLLK
- a CDS encoding FmdE family protein; its protein translation is MPDMNDTDLRDAIQFHGHLCPGLALGYRVAKAALRELKADRPHDEELAAIVENDSCAADAIQFITGCTFGKGNLIFRDHGKHVYTLFNRKTGQGVRISEDYRGFEQDQRFQELKKRQEAGENVAEEKRSLMMEKAGAILKADEREIFSVLPITSPPPEEARIRASVRCSQCAEKFMESRGRVRNGKIVCIPCFERE
- a CDS encoding transporter translates to MRTRVLAGLVSGFIALFLNPLLALGDAPQKIQDNSFLIEEAYNQERGVVQHIQTYQYLHKAKTWLYTFTQEWPVPGQTHQLSYTIPVDHLNDGGSTGIGDVALNYRYQLIMKEHLAVAPRFSVLLPTGDYKKGLGNGAVGYQTNLPVSVELSDSWVTHWNAGATFTPGAEGASGIHADTRGYNLGASIIWLTSENFNILTEALWSSVESVNLDGTKTGQSSFFINPGVRFAINKPSGLQIVPGFSFPIGIGSSYREYGMFLYLSFEHPLF
- a CDS encoding ATP-binding cassette domain-containing protein → MNAFSLRNVSYSYGNGHPVLADLSIDIGAGERIAILGANGTGKSTLLSLLDGLAFPQEGIIHVFGKPLSEHSLENSSFSEDFRKRVAFIFQNPDVQLFSSSVWEEVAFGPLQLGFSRIQVASIVEDLLDTLRISDLRDRPPYTLSDGQKKKVAIASSLATDPDVLLLDEPTNGLDPRTQVWLIQLLDELHHKGKTIITATHDLSIAGDIAERAIVLSEEHSVAGDGPFWDIINNEDLLLKVNLIHEHAHRHGQSAHVHRHGHFGHYHANGGSLPYNHEHHGEDRDSFQTGAPETGDLKKLLIMLEHWIDHGDNHVESYREWADRAIRAGEGEIAREIHLAIAEEDSAKNHFKRARDVIAEKIGLKD
- the cbiQ gene encoding cobalt ECF transporter T component CbiQ, whose amino-acid sequence is MDKTLLAVAHVAEQSLFSETYARGRGLLQALDVRIKLLCFLCILVMVSVLRSPQSLWVMYGVSLLLAVMSRVPLGFFLKRVWMFVPLFSAAIVLPALFNVVTPGDPVLVIMKLARSYSWGPYTIPAEIAVTRQGLWGAIVFVSRVAASVSFAVLFTLTTRWNIVFSGLRALFVPRIFVMTLSMTERYIFVFLRLIQDMYRARKSRTIRSHSTAEERNWTASRIGVTFNKSIDMSEDIYKAMLSRGFHGEFRTLERFHISLADMLWLASVLLAGVTLILFEKGLLHS